The sequence GGATTCGAACCTGCCCTTGCGGTTTTGGAGACCGCCGTGCTATCCGCTGACACCATGCCCCTGCCGTGTCATTTCGTCTCCCGATGAAGCGTATGCCGTCGGCACATGCGACAGAATTTCCGAAATTCTAGCCGCTTGGTCGTCTTCTTCTTGTTCTTGGTCGTCGAGTAATTCCTCGACTTG comes from Blastocatellia bacterium and encodes:
- the rpmG gene encoding 50S ribosomal protein L33; amino-acid sequence: MPREIVILQCSECKSRNYSTTKNKKKTTKRLEFRKFCRMCRRHTLHRETK